A single window of Streptomyces sp. NBC_00464 DNA harbors:
- a CDS encoding spermidine synthase: MPLILGPDALAPVTLDRREGPYGEVVLRRRGEDFEIIANGCFLMDTSDGRSERLLIDAALAALPAGRPAPAVLIGGLGVGFSLARAAAEPRWGRIAVAEREQAIVDWHLDGPLAGISGAALADPRTAVLTTDLVAYLRTTTDRYDALCLDIDNGPDWTVTEDNGNLYSPAGLADCHARLTPGGVLAVWSAQPSAEFEQALRNAGFHGVRTEEVGVARGVPDVVHLAIRAD; the protein is encoded by the coding sequence ATGCCCCTCATCCTCGGCCCCGACGCCCTCGCCCCCGTCACCCTGGACCGCCGCGAGGGACCGTACGGAGAGGTCGTCCTGCGCAGGCGGGGCGAGGACTTCGAGATCATCGCCAACGGGTGCTTCCTGATGGACACCTCGGACGGGCGCTCGGAGCGGCTGCTGATCGACGCCGCACTTGCCGCGCTGCCCGCCGGCCGGCCCGCCCCGGCGGTGCTCATCGGCGGACTCGGCGTCGGGTTCTCGCTCGCCCGGGCCGCCGCCGAGCCCCGGTGGGGCCGGATCGCGGTCGCCGAGCGGGAGCAGGCCATCGTCGACTGGCACCTGGACGGGCCGCTGGCCGGGATCTCGGGGGCGGCGCTCGCCGATCCGCGGACCGCGGTCCTGACGACGGACCTCGTCGCCTACCTCCGTACGACTACGGACCGTTACGACGCACTGTGTCTCGACATCGACAACGGGCCGGACTGGACCGTCACCGAGGACAACGGAAATCTGTACTCCCCGGCCGGACTCGCCGACTGCCACGCGCGGCTCACGCCGGGCGGCGTGCTCGCGGTGTGGTCCGCACAACCGTCCGCGGAGTTCGAACAGGCCTTGCGGAATGCCGGATTCCATGGGGTAAGGACGGAAGAGGTAGGTGTTGCCCGAGGTGTGCCCGACGTGGTCCATCTCGCAATTCGAGCGGACTGA
- a CDS encoding response regulator transcription factor gives MEQTHTTHTGVAATPGAQRRVLVVEDDATIVDAISARLRAEGFLVQTALDGPAAVDAAEAWQPDLMVLDIMLPGFDGLEVCRRVQAQRPVPVLMLTARDDETDMLVGLGVGADDYMTKPFSMRELAARVHVLLRRVERAALAAVTPRSGILRLGELEIDHAQRRVRVRADDVHLTPTEFDLLVCLANTPRAVLSREQLLAEVWDWADASGTRTVDSHIKALRRKIGAERIRTVHGVGYALETPAP, from the coding sequence ATGGAACAGACACACACCACCCACACAGGTGTCGCGGCCACCCCGGGCGCACAGCGCCGCGTGCTGGTGGTCGAGGACGACGCCACGATCGTCGATGCCATTTCCGCCCGGCTGCGGGCCGAGGGCTTCCTGGTGCAGACCGCACTGGACGGCCCGGCGGCTGTGGACGCGGCCGAGGCATGGCAGCCGGATCTGATGGTGCTCGACATCATGCTTCCCGGCTTCGACGGCCTGGAGGTCTGCCGGCGCGTGCAGGCCCAGCGCCCGGTGCCGGTGCTGATGCTGACCGCCAGGGACGACGAGACCGACATGCTCGTCGGTCTCGGTGTCGGTGCCGACGACTACATGACGAAACCGTTCTCCATGCGTGAGCTGGCGGCCCGGGTGCACGTCCTGCTGCGCAGGGTCGAGCGGGCCGCACTGGCCGCCGTGACGCCGCGCAGCGGAATACTGCGCCTCGGCGAGCTGGAGATCGACCACGCGCAGCGCCGGGTGCGGGTGCGTGCGGACGATGTCCATCTGACGCCGACCGAGTTCGACCTGCTGGTCTGCCTGGCCAACACCCCGCGCGCGGTGCTCTCCCGGGAGCAGCTGCTGGCGGAGGTCTGGGACTGGGCCGACGCCTCGGGCACCCGTACCGTCGACAGCCACATCAAGGCACTGCGCCGGAAGATCGGCGCGGAGCGGATCCGCACCGTGCACGGTGTCGGCTACGCCTTGGAGACCCCGGCGCCATGA
- a CDS encoding HAMP domain-containing sensor histidine kinase — MSGPGSGLRPFSIKAKLGTLVVVSVFITTGLLMVALRTRTELRFITVFSVIATLLITQFVAHGMTAPLDEMRAVARSISHGDYTRRVSGADRRDELGDLAQTINLMADDLAAVDRHRKELVANVSHELRTPIAALRAVLENVVDGVSSADPETMRTALKQTERLGRLVETLLDLSRLDNGVVTLKAGRFEVWPYLSGVLKEANLAAAHRRLSSGSGNHARKDVHLHLDVSPPELTAHADAERLHQVVANLIDNAVKHSPPHGRVTVRARRGAQPESLHLEVMDEGPGIPESERHRVFERFNRGEMPSPHGPGSDGGTGLGLAIARWAVDLHGGRIGVAESARGCRIRVTLPGIHQPRG; from the coding sequence ATGAGCGGGCCCGGGTCGGGGCTGCGGCCGTTCTCCATCAAGGCCAAGCTGGGCACGCTCGTCGTGGTCTCGGTGTTCATCACGACCGGGCTGCTCATGGTGGCCCTGCGGACGCGCACCGAGCTGCGGTTCATCACGGTGTTCTCGGTGATCGCGACCCTGCTGATCACCCAGTTCGTGGCGCACGGGATGACCGCGCCGCTGGACGAGATGAGAGCCGTGGCCCGGTCGATCTCGCACGGCGACTACACCAGACGGGTGAGCGGCGCCGACCGGCGCGACGAGCTCGGTGACCTGGCACAGACGATCAACCTGATGGCGGACGATCTGGCGGCCGTGGACCGGCACCGCAAGGAGCTCGTGGCGAATGTCTCACACGAGCTGCGCACCCCCATCGCGGCGCTGAGAGCCGTGCTGGAGAACGTCGTGGACGGGGTGTCCTCGGCCGATCCGGAGACGATGCGCACGGCGCTGAAACAGACGGAGCGGCTCGGCCGGCTGGTGGAGACGCTGCTGGACCTGTCCCGGCTGGACAACGGCGTCGTCACGCTGAAGGCCGGCCGCTTCGAGGTGTGGCCCTATCTGTCGGGGGTCCTCAAGGAGGCGAACCTCGCCGCCGCGCACCGCCGGCTGTCCTCGGGCTCCGGCAACCACGCCCGTAAGGACGTCCATCTGCACCTGGACGTGTCCCCGCCGGAGCTGACCGCGCACGCGGACGCCGAACGGCTGCACCAGGTGGTCGCCAACCTGATCGACAACGCGGTGAAGCACAGCCCGCCGCACGGCCGGGTCACGGTGCGCGCCCGCCGCGGCGCGCAGCCCGAGTCGCTGCACCTGGAGGTCATGGACGAGGGCCCCGGCATCCCGGAATCCGAGCGGCACCGGGTCTTCGAGCGTTTCAACCGGGGTGAGATGCCGTCCCCGCACGGTCCCGGCAGCGACGGCGGTACGGGGTTGGGCCTGGCGATCGCCCGCTGGGCGGTGGATCTGCACGGCGGCCGGATCGGGGTGGCCGAATCGGCTCGCGGCTGCCGCATACGCGTCACTCTTCCGGGGATCCATCAGCCGCGAGGTTGA
- a CDS encoding multifunctional oxoglutarate decarboxylase/oxoglutarate dehydrogenase thiamine pyrophosphate-binding subunit/dihydrolipoyllysine-residue succinyltransferase subunit: MSSQSPSNSSISTDQASPGTNPAAAFGPNEWLVDEIYQQYLQDPNSVDRAWWDFFADYKPGTSGTADKPVPGAAAAGAAVPAAPAATAPAAPAQPAAAPAAKAPAAPAAPAPAPVTPAPAAPAAPVKAAPAKAAPAPATKAPAAPATEAPAGPEYVTLRGPSAAVAKNMNASLELPTATSVRAVPVKLLFDNRIVINNHLKRARGGKISFTHLIGYAMVQALKAMPAMNYSFATKDGKPTLVKPEHVNLGLAIDLVKPNGDRQLVVAAIKKAETLNFFEFWQAYEDIVRRARNGKLGMDDFTGVTASLTNPGGIGTVHSVPRLMPGQGLIMGVGAMDYPAEFQGTSQDTLNKLGISKVMTLTSTYDHRVIQGAASGEFLRILSQLLLGENEFYDEIFKALRIPYEPVRWLKDIDASHDDDVTKAARVFELIHSYRVRGHVMADTDPLEYHQRKHPDLDITEHGLTLWDLERDFAVGGFAGKTMMKLRDILGVLRESYCRTTGIEFMHIQDPKQRKWLQDRVERPRPKPEREEQLRILRRLNAAEAFETFLQTKYVGQKRFSLEGGESVIPLLDAVIDSAAEARLDEVVIGMAHRGRLNVLANIVGKSYAQIFREFEGNLDPKSMHGSGDVKYHLGAEGTFTGLDGEQIKVSLAANPSHLEAVDPVLEGIARAKQDIINKGGTDFTVLPVALHGDAAFAGQGVVAETLNMSQLRGYRTGGTVHVVINNQVGFTAAPESSRSSMYATDVARMIEAPIIHVNGDDPEAVVRVARLAFEFRQAFNKDVVIDLICYRRRGHNEGDNPQFTNPQMYTLIDKKRSVRKLYTESLIGRGDITLEEAEQALQDFQGQLEKVFAEVREATSAPAQPHVPDVQAEFPVAVTTAVSQEVVKRIAESQVNIPDHITVHPRLMPQMQRRAASVEDGTIDWGMGETLAIGSLLMEGTPVRLAGQDTRRGTFGQRHAVLVDQVTGEDYTPLLYLTDEQARYNVYDSLLSEYAAMGFEYGYSLARPESLVIWEAQFGDFVNGAQTVVDEFISSAEQKWGQTSGVTLLLPHGYEGQGPDHSSARPERFLQMCAQDNMTVAMPTLPSNYFHLLRWQVHNPHHKPLIVFTPKSMLRLKAAASKAEEFTTGGFRPVIGDDSVEPSAVRKVVFCAGKVYYDLEAERQKRGDTETAIIRLERLYPLPGAELQAEIAKYPNAEKYLWAQEEPANQGAWPFIALNLIDHLDLAVGADVPHGERLRRISRPRGSSPAVGSAKRHQAEQAQLVAEVFEA, encoded by the coding sequence GTGTCGTCTCAGTCCCCCAGTAACTCGAGCATCTCGACCGACCAAGCCAGCCCGGGTACGAACCCGGCTGCTGCTTTCGGGCCCAATGAGTGGCTCGTCGACGAGATCTACCAGCAGTACCTCCAGGATCCCAATTCGGTCGATCGCGCCTGGTGGGACTTCTTCGCCGACTACAAGCCGGGTACGTCCGGCACGGCGGACAAGCCCGTTCCCGGCGCCGCAGCCGCGGGGGCTGCGGTGCCTGCGGCTCCGGCCGCCACCGCGCCCGCCGCACCTGCGCAGCCCGCAGCAGCTCCGGCTGCGAAGGCCCCGGCCGCACCCGCTGCCCCGGCGCCCGCTCCGGTCACGCCCGCACCTGCCGCCCCGGCGGCACCGGTGAAGGCCGCCCCGGCGAAGGCAGCACCGGCTCCGGCCACGAAGGCCCCGGCCGCTCCGGCGACCGAGGCACCTGCCGGTCCGGAGTACGTGACGCTGCGCGGCCCGTCCGCCGCTGTCGCGAAGAACATGAACGCCTCGCTGGAGCTGCCGACGGCCACGTCCGTCCGCGCGGTCCCGGTGAAGCTGCTCTTCGACAACCGCATCGTCATCAACAACCACCTCAAGCGCGCCCGTGGCGGGAAGATCTCCTTCACGCACCTCATCGGGTACGCGATGGTGCAGGCCCTCAAGGCCATGCCGGCGATGAACTACTCCTTCGCCACCAAGGACGGCAAGCCGACCCTGGTGAAGCCGGAGCACGTCAACCTCGGCCTCGCCATCGACCTGGTGAAGCCGAACGGCGACCGCCAGTTGGTCGTCGCGGCCATCAAGAAGGCCGAGACGCTCAACTTCTTCGAGTTCTGGCAGGCCTACGAGGACATCGTCCGCCGGGCCCGCAACGGCAAGCTCGGCATGGACGACTTCACCGGAGTCACCGCCTCGCTGACCAACCCCGGCGGCATCGGCACCGTTCACTCGGTGCCCCGCCTGATGCCCGGACAGGGCCTCATCATGGGCGTCGGCGCGATGGACTACCCGGCGGAGTTCCAGGGCACGTCGCAGGACACCCTGAACAAGCTGGGCATCTCCAAGGTCATGACGCTGACCTCGACGTACGACCACCGGGTCATCCAGGGCGCCGCCTCCGGCGAGTTCCTGCGGATCCTCTCCCAGCTGCTGCTCGGCGAGAACGAGTTCTACGACGAGATCTTCAAGGCGCTGCGCATCCCCTACGAGCCGGTCCGCTGGCTCAAGGACATCGACGCCTCGCACGACGACGACGTCACCAAGGCCGCACGGGTCTTCGAGCTGATCCACTCCTACCGGGTCCGCGGCCACGTCATGGCCGACACCGACCCGCTGGAGTACCACCAGCGCAAGCACCCCGACCTGGACATCACCGAGCACGGCCTCACCCTGTGGGACCTGGAGCGGGACTTCGCGGTCGGCGGTTTCGCCGGCAAGACGATGATGAAGCTCCGCGACATCCTCGGTGTGCTGCGTGAGTCGTACTGCCGCACCACCGGCATCGAGTTCATGCACATCCAGGACCCGAAGCAGCGCAAGTGGCTCCAGGACCGGGTGGAGCGTCCGCGCCCCAAGCCCGAGCGCGAGGAGCAGCTGCGCATCCTGCGCCGGCTGAACGCCGCGGAGGCGTTCGAGACCTTCCTGCAGACGAAGTACGTCGGCCAGAAGCGGTTCTCGCTGGAGGGCGGCGAGTCCGTCATCCCGCTGCTCGACGCGGTCATCGACTCCGCCGCCGAGGCCCGCCTCGACGAGGTCGTCATCGGCATGGCCCACCGCGGCCGGCTGAACGTGCTGGCGAACATCGTCGGCAAGTCGTACGCGCAGATCTTCCGGGAGTTCGAGGGCAACCTCGACCCGAAGTCGATGCACGGCTCCGGCGACGTCAAGTACCACCTGGGCGCCGAAGGCACCTTCACCGGTCTGGACGGCGAGCAGATCAAGGTCTCGCTGGCCGCCAACCCCTCGCACCTGGAGGCGGTCGACCCGGTCCTGGAGGGCATCGCCCGCGCCAAGCAGGACATCATCAACAAGGGCGGTACGGACTTCACCGTCCTGCCCGTCGCGCTCCACGGCGACGCGGCCTTCGCGGGCCAGGGCGTCGTCGCCGAGACGCTCAACATGTCGCAGCTGCGCGGCTACCGCACCGGCGGCACCGTGCACGTGGTGATCAACAACCAGGTCGGCTTCACCGCCGCCCCGGAGTCCTCGCGCTCCTCGATGTACGCCACCGACGTGGCGCGCATGATCGAGGCGCCGATCATCCACGTCAACGGTGACGACCCCGAGGCCGTCGTCCGCGTCGCGCGGCTGGCCTTCGAGTTCCGTCAGGCGTTCAACAAGGACGTCGTGATCGACCTCATCTGCTACCGCCGCCGCGGTCACAACGAGGGCGACAACCCGCAGTTCACCAACCCGCAGATGTACACCCTGATCGACAAGAAGCGCTCGGTGCGCAAGCTGTACACCGAGTCCCTCATCGGTCGTGGAGACATCACTCTGGAAGAGGCGGAGCAGGCGCTCCAGGACTTCCAGGGCCAGCTGGAGAAGGTGTTCGCGGAGGTCCGCGAGGCCACCTCCGCCCCGGCCCAGCCGCATGTCCCGGACGTCCAGGCCGAGTTCCCGGTGGCCGTGACCACCGCGGTCTCCCAGGAGGTCGTGAAGCGGATCGCCGAGTCGCAGGTCAACATCCCCGACCACATCACCGTCCACCCGCGCCTGATGCCGCAGATGCAGCGTCGTGCGGCCTCCGTGGAGGACGGCACGATCGACTGGGGCATGGGCGAGACCCTGGCCATCGGTTCGCTGCTGATGGAGGGCACCCCGGTCCGGCTCGCCGGCCAGGACACCCGCCGCGGCACGTTCGGCCAGCGCCACGCGGTGCTGGTCGACCAGGTGACCGGCGAGGACTACACCCCGCTGCTCTACCTCACGGACGAGCAGGCCCGTTACAACGTCTACGACTCGCTCCTCAGCGAGTACGCGGCGATGGGCTTCGAGTACGGCTACTCGCTGGCCCGCCCGGAGTCGCTGGTCATCTGGGAGGCCCAGTTCGGTGACTTCGTCAACGGCGCGCAGACCGTCGTCGACGAGTTCATCTCCTCGGCCGAGCAGAAGTGGGGCCAGACCTCCGGCGTCACGCTGCTGCTGCCGCACGGCTACGAGGGCCAGGGCCCGGACCACTCGTCCGCCCGCCCGGAGCGCTTCCTCCAGATGTGCGCGCAGGACAACATGACGGTCGCGATGCCGACCCTGCCGTCGAACTACTTCCACCTTCTGCGGTGGCAGGTGCACAACCCGCACCACAAGCCGCTGATCGTCTTCACCCCGAAGTCGATGCTCCGCCTCAAGGCGGCGGCCTCGAAGGCGGAGGAGTTCACCACCGGCGGCTTCCGCCCGGTGATCGGCGACGACTCGGTCGAACCGAGCGCGGTCCGCAAGGTCGTCTTCTGCGCCGGCAAGGTCTACTACGACCTGGAGGCCGAGCGTCAGAAGCGTGGCGACACGGAGACCGCGATCATCCGTCTGGAGCGCCTGTACCCGCTGCCGGGTGCCGAGCTCCAGGCCGAGATCGCCAAGTACCCGAACGCCGAGAAGTACCTGTGGGCCCAGGAGGAGCCGGCCAACCAGGGTGCCTGGCCGTTCATCGCCCTGAACCTGATCGACCACCTGGACCTGGCCGTCGGCGCCGACGTCCCGCACGGTGAGCGCCTGCGCCGCATCTCGCGGCCGCGCGGCTCGTCCCCCGCGGTCGGCTCGGCCAAGCGCCACCAGGCCGAGCAGGCACAGCTGGTCGCGGAGGTCTTCGAGGCCTGA
- the fxsT gene encoding FxSxx-COOH system tetratricopeptide repeat protein codes for MTRDERPLLIEPVAGWLPEVEPGLVQAVSIDLRGPLDDRGETDGDAWPYDEEEVAFSVTLDGAPHFVCEVLDDPDVIMHRFGGTYSPATFLVTAGSSPGDGVLRLTVFNQWGAAIRKAELPCSITESAPSPAPADRFADLPGRTGPPGRTEDFGPSGPHLDPPGSGATADALDSSVTVSFAGFNRAWAAWIADRLERRGVNVSYQRWNPPTELPLADALRDLTLAPGRVLLLFSEWYFQLGPRSHEEWDGALREVVAPDPDRFAAVSVTTAPLPGAASLLEAADLTGVGANEGEWRLLERLGLPTTPLPEEAEARVGSRFPAEMPQVWGGIPRRNVRFTGREELFSVVFDTLESARADAAVVTLHGLPGVGKTQLAAEYVYRFGSEYDVVWWVPGDRRALYRQRLAELAPELDLSTGAEYGERLRAVRDSLRRGDPYSRWLLIVDGADEPDQIRDLVPTGPGHVLITSRNPEWSEHDSNLVEVPVYEREESVAFIRRRAPRLTHSEAGRLAEALEDLPVLLDQSAGWLNDSDMSVEEYIDLLGGGIDQDVIRVSADFPLAFQTAWSILLNKLRDTVPESLDLLRLCSFFAPGSIPVRLLRTVPRRERPGQAASPLNDPQTWERAIGQLRRYSVVRVETDASFGESIHLHRMVHQIVRKDMPEHERQHCADIACRALAAADPGDPSEIRHWPAYAALTPHLEWAGVVDSADPQVHQLILNCLRYMYLSGEYVSGIRFARPVTESWERLLGPADPRIWALRHHYANLLRALGDYRGSERVERATADFLVAERGEMDLDHLRAAGGLAADLRGLGRYQEALDLSASILERDRRLLGPEDPRTLNAENNLAVSLRLLGRYEEAKEQDERTLALRRSVLTPNAPPTLYSEINLAMDLRLLGRHREAELALRDTVGRHLRGMGSNNPQTLRAQYHLTLCQYALEGAGPALPALAATRQSALRLLGEGDPLTLLITTAVATAQREAGEPRQALELHEQVVVGYGRMLGDRHPYTIGVEGNLGLMRWTMGDPDAAAYEIERARTLMAEAVGSRHPWAIGCALNATIVRTRSGRTVEAHVLGPLNGGRATAAVGPGHPLSIACREAEDPARAGSLPFWPFEPLLI; via the coding sequence GTGACCCGGGACGAACGCCCCTTGCTGATCGAACCCGTCGCGGGCTGGCTGCCCGAGGTCGAACCCGGCCTCGTCCAGGCCGTCAGCATCGACCTGCGCGGACCTCTCGACGACCGGGGGGAGACGGACGGCGACGCGTGGCCGTACGACGAGGAGGAAGTGGCCTTCAGCGTCACCCTGGACGGAGCACCCCACTTCGTCTGCGAGGTGCTCGACGACCCGGACGTCATCATGCACCGATTCGGAGGGACGTACAGTCCGGCGACATTCCTCGTCACCGCGGGCTCCTCGCCCGGCGACGGTGTGCTGAGGCTGACCGTCTTCAACCAGTGGGGCGCTGCGATACGCAAGGCAGAACTGCCGTGCTCCATCACGGAGTCGGCACCGTCCCCGGCCCCAGCCGATCGCTTCGCCGACCTGCCGGGGAGAACCGGCCCGCCCGGCCGGACCGAGGACTTCGGCCCGTCCGGTCCGCATCTCGACCCGCCCGGCTCCGGTGCCACCGCCGACGCGCTCGACTCCAGCGTCACCGTCAGTTTCGCCGGGTTCAACCGGGCTTGGGCGGCGTGGATCGCGGACCGGCTGGAGCGGCGCGGGGTGAACGTGAGCTACCAGCGCTGGAACCCGCCGACCGAGCTGCCGCTGGCGGATGCCCTCCGGGACCTCACGCTCGCCCCGGGCCGGGTTCTGCTCCTGTTCAGCGAGTGGTACTTCCAGCTCGGCCCGCGCAGCCACGAGGAGTGGGACGGAGCGCTGCGCGAGGTCGTCGCCCCCGACCCCGACCGGTTCGCCGCGGTGTCGGTCACCACCGCGCCACTGCCCGGCGCCGCCTCGCTCCTCGAGGCGGCGGACCTCACGGGTGTCGGTGCGAACGAGGGGGAGTGGCGGCTGCTGGAGCGGCTGGGTCTGCCCACGACGCCCCTGCCCGAGGAGGCCGAGGCGCGGGTGGGTTCCCGCTTCCCGGCCGAGATGCCGCAGGTGTGGGGCGGGATCCCCCGCCGCAACGTCCGCTTCACCGGGCGCGAGGAACTGTTTTCCGTCGTGTTCGACACGCTGGAGAGCGCTCGGGCCGACGCCGCCGTCGTCACCCTGCACGGACTGCCGGGCGTCGGCAAGACGCAGCTTGCCGCCGAGTACGTATACCGCTTCGGTTCCGAGTACGACGTGGTGTGGTGGGTGCCCGGCGACAGGCGTGCGCTCTACCGGCAGAGGCTCGCTGAACTCGCTCCCGAGCTGGACCTGTCCACCGGGGCGGAGTACGGCGAACGTCTCCGCGCGGTCCGGGACTCACTGCGCCGCGGCGACCCGTACTCCCGGTGGCTGCTGATCGTGGACGGCGCGGACGAACCCGACCAGATCCGGGACCTGGTGCCGACCGGCCCCGGACACGTCCTGATCACCTCCCGCAACCCCGAATGGAGCGAGCACGACAGCAACCTGGTCGAGGTGCCGGTCTACGAGCGCGAGGAGTCGGTCGCCTTCATCCGCCGCCGCGCCCCACGGCTGACGCACTCCGAGGCGGGCCGCCTGGCCGAGGCACTGGAGGACCTGCCGGTGCTGCTCGACCAGTCGGCGGGGTGGCTCAACGATTCGGACATGTCGGTCGAGGAGTACATCGACCTCCTCGGCGGTGGCATCGACCAGGACGTCATCAGGGTCTCCGCCGACTTCCCCCTGGCCTTCCAGACCGCCTGGTCGATACTGCTCAACAAACTCCGCGACACCGTCCCCGAGTCCCTCGACCTGCTGCGCCTGTGCAGCTTCTTCGCACCCGGCTCCATCCCCGTACGACTGCTGAGAACCGTTCCGCGCCGGGAACGGCCGGGACAGGCAGCGAGCCCGCTGAATGATCCGCAGACCTGGGAACGGGCGATCGGCCAGCTGCGCCGGTACTCGGTGGTCCGCGTGGAGACGGACGCGTCCTTTGGTGAGTCGATCCATCTGCACCGCATGGTCCACCAGATCGTCCGCAAGGACATGCCGGAACACGAACGGCAGCACTGCGCCGACATCGCCTGTCGCGCTCTCGCCGCCGCCGACCCCGGTGACCCGTCGGAGATCCGTCACTGGCCCGCCTACGCCGCGCTCACCCCTCACCTCGAATGGGCGGGGGTCGTGGACAGTGCGGACCCGCAGGTGCACCAGCTGATCCTCAACTGCCTCCGGTACATGTACCTCTCGGGGGAGTACGTCAGCGGCATCCGGTTCGCCCGGCCGGTGACGGAGTCCTGGGAACGGCTGCTCGGACCGGCCGACCCACGGATCTGGGCACTGCGCCACCACTACGCCAACCTGCTGCGGGCCCTCGGCGACTACAGGGGCAGCGAGCGCGTCGAACGCGCCACCGCCGACTTCCTGGTCGCCGAGCGCGGAGAGATGGACCTGGACCATCTGCGGGCCGCCGGCGGACTCGCCGCCGATCTGCGAGGCCTCGGCCGCTACCAGGAGGCGCTGGACCTCTCCGCCTCGATCCTGGAGCGCGACCGGCGGCTGCTCGGCCCCGAGGACCCCCGCACGCTCAACGCGGAGAACAACCTCGCTGTATCGCTGCGGCTGCTCGGCCGGTACGAGGAGGCGAAGGAACAGGACGAACGCACCCTGGCGCTACGCCGGTCCGTCCTGACGCCGAACGCGCCGCCGACTCTGTACTCGGAGATCAACCTCGCCATGGACCTGCGGCTGCTCGGCCGGCACCGGGAGGCGGAGCTCGCCCTGCGGGACACGGTCGGACGTCATCTGCGGGGGATGGGCAGCAACAACCCGCAGACGCTGCGCGCCCAGTATCACCTGACGCTCTGTCAGTACGCTCTGGAGGGAGCTGGGCCGGCCCTTCCGGCGCTCGCCGCGACCAGGCAGAGCGCACTGCGGCTCCTCGGTGAGGGCGACCCCCTCACTCTGCTGATCACCACGGCCGTCGCCACGGCGCAGAGGGAGGCCGGTGAACCCCGGCAGGCCCTGGAACTGCACGAACAGGTGGTGGTCGGCTACGGGAGGATGCTGGGTGACCGGCATCCGTACACGATCGGCGTCGAGGGCAATCTGGGGCTGATGCGCTGGACCATGGGCGATCCGGACGCCGCCGCCTACGAGATCGAACGCGCCCGCACCCTGATGGCGGAGGCAGTCGGGAGCAGGCACCCGTGGGCGATCGGCTGCGCCCTGAACGCGACGATCGTCCGGACGAGGAGCGGGCGGACCGTCGAGGCGCATGTGCTGGGCCCGCTGAACGGGGGCCGGGCGACCGCGGCGGTGGGACCGGGCCATCCGCTCAGCATCGCCTGCCGGGAGGCAGAGGATCCGGCACGGGCCGGATCCCTGCCCTTCTGGCCCTTCGAGCCACTCCTCATCTGA
- a CDS encoding CHAT domain-containing protein, which translates to MGEDRLRLIRSMVASAAQALPGQRTPVPDRARTAEPRRLGPAPAHAGRAPDTTYARILVVRHRRDDPGDPEAFGVRAWCDGVETLPYTTGNGFLRPVDVNLGLARQGGAPPSELFKSIERWSGYQNLLTEWINRCRRAHGDALQIVVLDQTGFDLPWEALVLPADPDAGLREGPLGALVDVARWLGGFPDRAVAPRGAVLGFFHADMVGDQEFFQGYDHRPHFGIGAFLRNLDDGEAQRTGLVYMGCHGTFDDQLSKLTLAGATWADYQRLGMRRLRQDASLVCLNACHSGRFLDYSGDGMQGLRGFTQIFLDKGAGGCIVSAGEVGDAEARVMIRQIVDTLTEDPERPVARALRAFRAEVHETFTAGGGVPMLVGDDGAFDVVGQRNVLRLLYSLMFQYYGHPFSTVRLTGRSLDGPDPAEANAS; encoded by the coding sequence ATGGGTGAAGACCGCCTGCGGTTGATCCGCAGCATGGTCGCATCGGCCGCTCAGGCACTGCCCGGGCAGCGGACCCCGGTGCCGGACAGGGCGCGCACGGCGGAGCCGCGGCGGCTCGGTCCCGCCCCCGCTCACGCCGGCCGGGCGCCGGACACCACGTACGCGCGCATCCTCGTCGTGCGCCACCGCAGGGACGACCCGGGCGATCCGGAGGCGTTCGGGGTCCGGGCATGGTGCGACGGTGTGGAGACGCTGCCGTACACGACGGGCAACGGCTTCCTGCGCCCTGTCGACGTCAACCTCGGCCTGGCCCGGCAGGGCGGTGCCCCTCCGTCCGAACTCTTCAAATCCATCGAACGCTGGTCGGGATACCAGAATCTGCTGACGGAGTGGATCAACCGGTGCCGACGTGCCCATGGTGACGCCCTGCAGATCGTCGTCCTCGACCAGACCGGTTTCGATCTGCCGTGGGAGGCGCTCGTGCTGCCCGCGGACCCGGACGCCGGGCTCCGTGAAGGGCCTCTGGGCGCGCTCGTCGACGTGGCGCGCTGGCTGGGCGGATTCCCGGACCGGGCGGTTGCGCCGAGGGGTGCGGTGCTGGGCTTCTTCCACGCCGACATGGTCGGTGACCAGGAGTTCTTCCAGGGCTACGACCACCGCCCGCACTTCGGGATCGGGGCCTTCCTCCGCAACCTCGACGACGGCGAAGCACAGCGGACCGGCCTGGTGTACATGGGCTGTCACGGTACGTTCGACGACCAGCTCAGCAAGCTCACCCTGGCCGGTGCGACGTGGGCGGACTATCAGCGGCTCGGTATGCGCCGCCTGCGCCAGGACGCCTCACTGGTCTGCCTCAACGCCTGCCACTCGGGGCGCTTCCTCGACTACAGCGGGGACGGTATGCAGGGACTGCGGGGCTTCACCCAGATCTTCCTCGACAAGGGCGCCGGCGGCTGCATCGTCTCGGCAGGCGAGGTGGGTGACGCCGAGGCCCGCGTCATGATCCGCCAGATCGTCGACACCCTGACCGAAGACCCCGAACGGCCGGTGGCCCGTGCGCTGCGGGCGTTCCGGGCCGAGGTCCACGAGACGTTCACCGCCGGAGGCGGTGTGCCGATGTTGGTCGGGGACGACGGCGCGTTCGACGTCGTGGGGCAGCGAAACGTGCTGCGGCTGCTGTACAGCCTGATGTTCCAATACTACGGGCACCCGTTCAGCACCGTTCGCCTCACCGGGCGCTCCCTCGACGGTCCGGACCCGGCCGAGGCGAACGCGTCGTGA